The Spartinivicinus poritis genome has a window encoding:
- the ubiD gene encoding 4-hydroxy-3-polyprenylbenzoate decarboxylase, with the protein MKYKDLRDFISQLEKQGELKRIYTPVDPYLEMTEIADRTLRKGGPALLFENPKGFNMPVLANLFGTADRVAMGMGAKNTQALSEIGELLAFLKEPEPPKGMKDAWEKLPIFRQVMNMGPKLVKTAPCQQVIISKEEVDLTTLPIQTCWPGDAGPLITWPLVVTKGPNKTRQNLGIYRQQVIARNKVIMRWLSHRGGALDFKEWQAAHPGKPFPVAVALGADPATILGAVTPVPDNLSEYAFAGLLRGSKTELVRCISHDLEVPASAEIILEGYIYPNEMDDEGPFGDHTGYYNEVDQFPVFTVETITHRKQPIYHSTYTGRPPDEPAILGVALNEVFVPILKKQFPEIVDFYLPPEGCSYRLAVISIKKQYPGHAKRVMLGIWSYLRQFMYTKFVIVTDDDIDIRNWQDVIWAMTTRMDPKRDMTFIENTPIDYLDFASPVSGLGSKVGLDATNKWQGETNREWGTAITMSDEVKQRVDELWPELGID; encoded by the coding sequence ATGAAATATAAAGACCTGCGAGACTTCATTTCCCAACTAGAAAAACAAGGCGAATTAAAACGTATCTATACGCCAGTTGACCCTTATCTGGAAATGACTGAAATTGCCGACCGCACCCTTCGAAAAGGTGGTCCAGCATTATTATTTGAAAACCCCAAAGGTTTTAATATGCCTGTGCTAGCCAACCTGTTTGGCACTGCTGACCGAGTAGCTATGGGAATGGGAGCAAAAAATACCCAAGCACTAAGTGAAATAGGTGAATTATTAGCTTTTTTAAAAGAGCCTGAGCCCCCTAAAGGAATGAAAGATGCTTGGGAAAAATTACCTATTTTTCGCCAAGTAATGAATATGGGCCCCAAGCTGGTTAAAACAGCTCCCTGCCAACAAGTCATCATTAGCAAAGAAGAGGTAGACTTAACTACTCTGCCAATTCAAACCTGCTGGCCTGGTGATGCAGGCCCATTAATTACCTGGCCTCTGGTGGTTACCAAAGGCCCGAATAAAACCCGGCAAAACTTAGGCATTTACCGCCAGCAAGTGATTGCTCGCAACAAAGTTATTATGCGCTGGCTTTCCCACCGTGGTGGCGCATTGGATTTTAAAGAGTGGCAAGCTGCACACCCAGGAAAACCTTTTCCAGTTGCTGTTGCCTTAGGGGCAGACCCAGCCACTATTTTAGGGGCTGTTACACCAGTACCCGATAATTTATCTGAATATGCTTTTGCTGGGTTATTAAGAGGTAGCAAGACCGAACTGGTCCGCTGTATTAGCCATGACTTGGAAGTGCCAGCTTCTGCTGAAATTATTTTAGAAGGTTATATTTACCCAAATGAAATGGATGATGAAGGCCCATTTGGAGACCACACAGGCTATTACAACGAAGTTGATCAATTCCCAGTATTTACAGTTGAAACTATTACTCACCGCAAACAACCCATTTACCACAGCACTTACACCGGCCGCCCCCCTGATGAACCTGCCATTTTAGGTGTCGCATTAAATGAAGTGTTTGTTCCTATACTGAAAAAGCAATTTCCTGAAATTGTCGATTTTTATTTGCCCCCCGAAGGCTGTTCTTATCGACTTGCTGTTATATCAATAAAAAAACAATATCCTGGACACGCCAAACGAGTCATGCTTGGTATCTGGTCTTATTTAAGACAGTTTATGTATACTAAATTTGTCATTGTTACAGACGATGATATTGATATTAGAAACTGGCAAGATGTTATTTGGGCAATGACCACCCGGATGGATCCTAAGCGAGATATGACTTTTATTGAAAATACCCCTATAGATTATCTGGACTTTGCTTCACCAGTCTCTGGTTTGGGATCAAAGGTTGGCCTTGATGCAACAAACAAATGGCAGGGGGAAACTAACCGAGAATGGGGTACTGCTATCACCATGTCTGATGAAGTAAAGCAGCGAGTTGATGAGCTATGGCCAGAACTTGGTATAGACTAA
- the ppk1 gene encoding polyphosphate kinase 1 gives MSLTPATGNNSLQSKEEPAPPEVNDSLNSEEPLKVTDLSNPEYYINRELSHLQFNARVLEQALNDNYPLLERLRFLLIFSSNLDEFFEIRVAGLKQQITFAREKSSIDGLQPQQALDEISRTCHQMVQHQYEILNDVLLPALAEENIRFLRRSQLNAKQAAWVSEYYYQQIMPVISPIGLDPAHPFPRLANKILNFIVSLEGKDAFGRETGMAIIPAPRSLPRLIRIPDEVCNGGDNYIFLSSIIHHHVEDLFPGMTVTGCYQFRLTRNSDLSVDSEEVEDLARALQGELLARRYGDAVRLEIAANCPKELSTFLLEHFGLSSDELYEIQGPVNLTRLMDICNAKERPDLLYVPFSPGFPKIIQKKNADMMQAIRRSDILLLHPFESFTPIVDLVRQAAKDPEVLAIKQTLYRTGPNSELVDALVEAARNGKEITVVIEIRARFDEEDNLQLASRLQEAGAVIVYGVVGYKTHAKMLLIVRREGKKMQRYVHLGTGNYHAGNARIYTDYSLLTCDKSLTEDVHKIFQQLTGMGKVVQLKKLLHAPFTLKKSLVELIYKEAHNAKEGKPAHIIIKVNALTETKVMKALFRASQVGVKVDLIIRGICCLRPGIPGLSENIRVRSIVGRFLEHTRVYYFQSDDAPKVYCASADWMERNLDNRIETCFPIENPKLVSRVKRELDIYLTDNCMSWQLQSDGSYTLNTPSEGEDIINVQQKLLEKLGS, from the coding sequence ATGAGCCTAACCCCTGCCACAGGTAACAACTCTCTACAGTCTAAAGAGGAGCCAGCCCCTCCTGAAGTTAATGACTCTCTAAATAGTGAAGAGCCACTAAAAGTCACCGACTTATCTAACCCAGAATACTATATAAATCGTGAGCTTAGCCATTTGCAGTTTAATGCAAGGGTATTGGAGCAAGCACTCAATGACAATTACCCCTTATTGGAACGACTACGATTTTTATTAATCTTCAGTAGTAACCTAGATGAGTTTTTTGAAATCAGAGTTGCTGGGCTAAAACAGCAAATCACCTTTGCTAGAGAAAAGTCCAGTATTGATGGCTTACAACCACAGCAAGCCCTAGACGAAATCAGTCGTACCTGCCACCAAATGGTGCAGCATCAATACGAAATTTTAAATGATGTCTTGCTTCCAGCCCTGGCTGAAGAAAATATTCGTTTTTTGCGCCGAAGTCAGCTTAATGCCAAACAGGCCGCTTGGGTAAGTGAATATTACTATCAGCAAATTATGCCTGTTATTAGCCCAATTGGTTTGGACCCAGCACACCCGTTTCCTCGATTAGCCAATAAAATCCTTAACTTTATTGTCTCTCTTGAAGGCAAAGATGCTTTTGGCCGAGAAACAGGGATGGCCATCATCCCAGCACCACGCTCTTTACCCAGGCTGATTAGAATTCCTGATGAAGTCTGTAATGGTGGTGATAACTATATCTTTTTATCGTCAATCATTCACCATCATGTTGAAGACCTATTCCCTGGGATGACCGTTACAGGTTGTTATCAGTTTCGATTAACACGTAATAGCGACTTAAGTGTTGACTCAGAAGAAGTAGAAGACTTGGCCCGTGCTTTACAAGGTGAGTTATTAGCTCGACGCTATGGTGATGCTGTACGCTTAGAAATAGCGGCCAATTGCCCGAAAGAGCTGTCGACTTTTTTGTTGGAGCATTTTGGCCTTTCCAGTGATGAGCTTTATGAGATTCAAGGGCCTGTTAACCTCACTCGATTAATGGATATATGCAACGCAAAAGAGCGACCTGACTTGTTGTATGTACCATTTAGCCCTGGGTTTCCTAAAATTATCCAGAAAAAAAATGCAGATATGATGCAAGCGATTCGACGCAGCGATATTTTATTGCTTCACCCTTTTGAGTCGTTTACTCCAATTGTTGACTTAGTAAGGCAAGCCGCCAAAGACCCTGAGGTGCTGGCAATTAAGCAAACCCTGTATCGCACAGGCCCAAACTCAGAACTGGTTGATGCTTTAGTTGAAGCAGCTAGAAATGGAAAAGAAATCACAGTAGTGATTGAAATTAGAGCCCGCTTTGATGAAGAAGATAACCTACAGTTAGCCAGCCGACTTCAAGAAGCAGGAGCTGTCATTGTATATGGGGTAGTCGGCTATAAAACTCACGCCAAAATGTTACTTATTGTGAGGCGTGAAGGGAAAAAAATGCAGCGTTATGTGCATTTAGGCACAGGTAATTATCACGCAGGCAATGCTCGAATCTATACTGACTACAGCCTACTAACTTGTGATAAAAGCTTAACTGAAGATGTACATAAAATATTTCAACAACTCACTGGAATGGGGAAAGTAGTCCAGCTGAAGAAACTCTTACATGCTCCCTTTACCCTGAAAAAAAGCTTGGTGGAGCTGATCTATAAAGAGGCCCATAATGCCAAAGAAGGCAAACCAGCCCATATTATTATTAAAGTAAACGCCCTTACCGAAACTAAAGTCATGAAGGCGTTGTTCAGAGCCTCTCAGGTAGGGGTTAAGGTCGACTTGATAATCCGTGGTATCTGCTGCCTTCGCCCTGGTATTCCAGGCTTATCTGAAAATATAAGGGTTCGCTCAATTGTTGGCCGCTTTTTAGAACACACCCGAGTGTATTACTTTCAAAGCGATGATGCACCCAAAGTGTACTGCGCCAGTGCTGACTGGATGGAGCGCAATCTGGATAATCGAATCGAAACCTGCTTCCCTATCGAGAATCCCAAACTGGTCAGTCGAGTTAAACGCGAGCTGGATATCTATCTGACAGATAACTGTATGAGCTGGCAACTACAAAGCGATGGTAGCTATACACTCAACACGCCAAGTGAAGGGGAAGACATTATCAATGTCCAACAGAAGTTGCTGGAGAAACTAGGGAGTTAA
- the trxA gene encoding thioredoxin TrxA, with translation MSEHIINVTDQSFDQDVLNAEGPVLVDYWAEWCGPCKMITPILDEIANEYKDRLKVCKLNIDDNEETPPKYGVRGIPTLMLFKNGNVEATKVGALSKSQLVAFLEGNL, from the coding sequence ATGAGCGAACATATTATTAATGTAACGGATCAAAGTTTTGATCAAGATGTACTCAATGCCGAAGGGCCGGTGCTTGTTGACTATTGGGCAGAATGGTGTGGCCCATGCAAAATGATCACTCCCATTCTTGATGAAATTGCTAACGAATATAAAGACCGCCTGAAGGTGTGTAAATTAAACATCGATGATAATGAAGAGACTCCTCCTAAGTACGGTGTTCGTGGTATACCAACTCTCATGTTGTTTAAGAATGGTAATGTAGAGGCCACCAAAGTTGGCGCCCTTTCAAAAAGTCAGCTTGTCGCATTTCTGGAAGGCAATCTGTAA
- a CDS encoding substrate-binding periplasmic protein, which translates to MRNSCWICRLLLAVYVCLLATTAVAGPEDKIVLLTENYPPFNMSTNQKNFARGDKITGLSTEVVREMFRRAKINYSLTLRFPWKRIFRLTLEKPNYGLFSTTRTPEREDLFKWVGPLVVNKWVFLAKPNSEIKLTKLDDAKQFRVGGYKGDALANYLESVGFQIITSFRDNENAVKLMSDKVDLWASGHLSGVYFASQEGIIGLKPVLTFKKTEMYLAFNKETPDRITNALQQALDNMIKDGTYDQLTRRYL; encoded by the coding sequence GTGAGAAATAGCTGCTGGATATGTCGTTTATTATTGGCAGTATATGTTTGCTTACTAGCAACAACTGCCGTTGCAGGACCTGAAGATAAAATAGTGCTTCTAACAGAGAATTACCCTCCCTTTAATATGAGCACTAATCAGAAAAATTTTGCACGAGGAGATAAAATTACTGGTCTTTCGACAGAAGTCGTACGTGAAATGTTTAGGCGAGCTAAGATAAATTACTCATTAACATTACGCTTTCCATGGAAAAGAATTTTCAGATTAACCCTGGAAAAACCAAATTATGGATTATTTTCAACTACACGTACGCCTGAACGAGAAGACCTATTTAAGTGGGTTGGTCCTTTGGTGGTGAATAAGTGGGTATTTTTAGCAAAGCCTAATAGTGAAATTAAACTAACCAAATTGGATGATGCTAAACAGTTTCGAGTGGGAGGCTACAAGGGTGATGCTTTGGCTAACTACTTAGAGTCAGTAGGATTTCAAATAATCACATCATTTAGGGATAATGAAAATGCGGTTAAGTTAATGTCTGACAAGGTTGATCTATGGGCATCTGGACATTTGTCTGGTGTTTATTTTGCCTCTCAAGAAGGAATTATTGGCTTAAAACCTGTATTGACTTTCAAAAAGACAGAAATGTATTTGGCGTTTAATAAGGAAACACCTGATAGAATAACCAATGCTTTACAACAGGCGCTGGATAATATGATAAAAGATGGGACGTATGACCAGTTAACCAGACGTTATCTGTAG
- the ppx gene encoding exopolyphosphatase: MTARISRSNHSDQCLIAAIDLGSNSFHMIVARLDQGEIRPLERLGEKVQLAAGLDDDDYLSEEAQQRGLDCLRRFAQYTKHLEVGKVRVVGTNALRTAHNRDEFIKRAQEILSHPIDVISGREEARLIYLGVSHTQADDLGRRLVVDIGGGSTEFIIGQRFEPQLLESLHMGCVVYSQRFFQGGTITSRQFQEAYYAARLELLNIAAPYKEAGWEDVIGSSGTVKSIQNVLLAKGLTSTGITAEGMEELRKYIVSVGHIDKMMLEGLKPERVSIFPAGLAILMAVFDAFKVDRMCYSEGALREGLLYDMVGRLRHEDVRERTITALMKRYHVDRQHARRVARHALMCFDYVADQWHLEKEDRELLNWAALIHEIGLDISHTQFHKHGAYLVNHSDLLGFSKDYQQQLAALVRGHRRSFPLDLLAEFPPGLATRLKKLCMLLRLSIVLNHIRLDEVLPEYTVTAGPDWLKVSLGAGWLEQHPLTEADVEGEQKYFAKAGYQLIAE, encoded by the coding sequence ATGACCGCAAGGATATCTCGCTCAAATCACTCTGACCAGTGTTTAATTGCTGCAATTGATCTTGGTTCAAATAGCTTCCACATGATTGTGGCTCGTTTGGACCAAGGTGAAATAAGACCGTTGGAACGGCTGGGGGAAAAAGTCCAGTTGGCTGCGGGGCTTGACGATGATGACTATCTAAGTGAAGAAGCTCAGCAGCGTGGCCTTGACTGCTTGAGGCGGTTTGCCCAATACACCAAGCACTTAGAGGTGGGTAAGGTGCGAGTGGTGGGTACAAATGCGCTTAGAACGGCCCACAATCGCGATGAATTTATTAAGCGCGCTCAAGAAATTCTTAGCCACCCTATAGATGTTATCTCTGGCAGGGAAGAAGCACGTCTAATTTATCTTGGTGTTTCTCATACACAAGCAGATGACTTAGGACGTCGGCTAGTGGTGGATATTGGCGGAGGAAGTACAGAGTTTATTATTGGCCAACGCTTTGAACCCCAGTTGCTCGAAAGTTTGCATATGGGATGTGTAGTGTACAGTCAGCGATTTTTTCAGGGGGGCACCATTACCAGCAGGCAGTTTCAGGAAGCCTATTATGCTGCTCGTCTGGAGCTTTTAAATATAGCCGCTCCTTACAAAGAGGCTGGCTGGGAAGATGTGATAGGCTCATCTGGAACGGTAAAATCCATACAAAATGTTCTGCTTGCAAAAGGCTTAACCAGTACGGGTATTACTGCTGAGGGAATGGAGGAGCTGCGCAAGTACATAGTCAGTGTTGGTCATATTGACAAAATGATGCTTGAAGGCTTAAAGCCGGAACGTGTCAGTATCTTCCCAGCTGGTTTGGCAATTTTAATGGCAGTGTTTGATGCCTTTAAGGTTGACCGAATGTGTTATTCAGAAGGTGCCCTTCGGGAAGGACTGTTGTATGACATGGTAGGCCGCTTGCGTCATGAAGATGTTAGAGAGCGGACTATTACTGCTTTAATGAAGCGCTACCATGTTGATAGGCAACATGCCCGACGGGTCGCGCGCCATGCTTTGATGTGCTTTGATTATGTGGCGGATCAGTGGCACTTAGAGAAAGAAGATCGTGAGCTACTTAATTGGGCTGCGCTGATTCATGAAATTGGCTTGGATATCTCTCATACCCAGTTCCATAAGCATGGTGCTTACTTAGTCAATCACTCTGATCTGCTGGGTTTTTCTAAAGACTACCAACAGCAGCTGGCTGCTTTGGTACGAGGCCATCGTCGTTCCTTTCCCTTGGATCTACTGGCTGAATTCCCCCCTGGTTTGGCAACTCGGCTAAAAAAACTTTGTATGTTGTTGAGACTGTCGATTGTGTTAAATCATATTCGTTTGGATGAAGTGTTACCTGAATATACAGTAACTGCGGGACCTGACTGGCTGAAAGTATCATTAGGTGCTGGCTGGCTTGAGCAGCACCCATTAACAGAAGCTGACGTTGAAGGGGAGCAAAAGTATTTTGCCAAAGCAGGTTATCAGTTGATAGCTGAGTAA
- the hemB gene encoding porphobilinogen synthase, giving the protein MKSQRNYPAWRPRRIRAHAFSRQLTQEHTVTVNDLIYPMFVIDGQNTCQPVQSMPGIHRYSIDLLLKEAKDVHALGIPAIALFPAPGAESKSLTGEAAYDPNGLVQRTVTALKDQLPELGVITDVALDPYTSHGQDGIIDQDGYILNDQTIEVLVKQALSHAKAGADIVAPSDMMDGRVGAIRQVLEQEGFINTQILAYSAKYASNYYGPFRDAVGSASNLGKSDKKTYQMDFANTDEALHEVGLDLAEGADMVMVKPGMPYLDIVRRIKTEFKVPTFVYQVSGEYAMHMAAFEKGWLNQEAVMMESLTCFKRAGADAILTYFAKSAAQLLNR; this is encoded by the coding sequence ATGAAAAGTCAACGTAACTATCCCGCATGGCGCCCACGTCGTATTAGAGCTCATGCATTTTCTCGCCAGTTAACACAAGAGCACACCGTTACGGTTAATGACTTAATTTACCCGATGTTTGTTATTGATGGACAAAACACCTGCCAACCAGTCCAGTCAATGCCGGGTATTCACCGTTATTCAATTGACTTACTGTTAAAAGAAGCAAAAGACGTACATGCCTTAGGCATCCCAGCAATTGCTCTGTTTCCTGCCCCTGGTGCAGAGAGTAAATCGCTAACGGGAGAAGCTGCCTATGATCCTAACGGGTTAGTTCAACGGACCGTGACTGCGCTAAAAGACCAGCTTCCTGAATTAGGTGTCATTACTGATGTTGCATTGGATCCTTATACCAGTCATGGCCAAGATGGTATTATCGACCAAGATGGTTATATTCTGAACGACCAAACGATTGAGGTTTTAGTTAAGCAAGCCCTATCCCATGCTAAAGCAGGGGCAGATATAGTCGCCCCTTCTGATATGATGGATGGGCGGGTTGGTGCTATTCGCCAGGTACTGGAGCAAGAAGGGTTTATTAATACCCAAATTCTGGCTTACTCAGCCAAGTATGCTTCTAATTATTATGGCCCCTTCCGCGATGCAGTTGGATCTGCCAGCAACTTAGGTAAGAGTGATAAAAAAACTTACCAAATGGATTTTGCTAACACTGATGAGGCACTGCACGAGGTAGGTCTCGATTTAGCTGAAGGAGCTGATATGGTGATGGTTAAACCAGGCATGCCCTATTTAGATATCGTTAGACGAATCAAAACGGAATTTAAAGTGCCAACCTTTGTCTATCAAGTGAGTGGTGAGTATGCCATGCATATGGCTGCATTTGAAAAAGGCTGGCTTAATCAAGAAGCAGTCATGATGGAGTCATTAACCTGTTTTAAGCGCGCGGGAGCAGATGCTATTTTGACTTATTTTGCCAAATCAGCAGCCCAACTACTGAATCGCTGA
- a CDS encoding substrate-binding periplasmic protein — translation MNYRHFLKLLVLWPLLFCLGVAKAEINPRTTIILLTENYPPFNMSVNDKNFARGDNIDGLSTDIVREMFKRAGVNYRLSLRFPWSRIYKLTQQKRNYGLFSTTRTEAREDLFKWVGPLVVNEWVFLTLNNKPIRLRNLNEARKYRIGGYKGDAIANHLENNGFNLVLSFRDNENVAKLVDGRIDLWATGNLSGRYLAQLEGVENLKNVLTFKSTEMYLAFNKETSDAVIDVLQNALDEMVRDGTHQTLTNDYL, via the coding sequence ATGAATTATAGACACTTTTTGAAGTTGCTCGTACTATGGCCCTTACTATTTTGCTTGGGTGTTGCCAAAGCAGAAATTAATCCCCGAACTACAATTATCCTGCTTACCGAAAATTATCCTCCTTTTAATATGAGTGTAAATGATAAGAATTTTGCCAGAGGGGATAACATTGATGGGCTGTCTACCGATATTGTTAGGGAAATGTTTAAACGAGCAGGTGTTAATTATCGATTAAGCTTACGCTTTCCTTGGAGTAGAATATATAAGCTTACCCAACAAAAGCGGAACTATGGTTTATTTTCAACCACTCGAACCGAGGCAAGAGAAGATTTATTTAAGTGGGTGGGTCCTTTGGTTGTCAATGAATGGGTATTTCTTACTTTAAACAATAAACCAATTCGCTTGAGAAATTTAAATGAGGCAAGGAAGTATCGAATAGGTGGTTATAAGGGGGACGCTATTGCAAATCACCTTGAAAATAATGGCTTTAATTTGGTGTTGTCGTTTAGAGATAATGAAAACGTAGCGAAATTAGTAGATGGTAGAATCGACCTATGGGCAACGGGCAACCTTTCAGGTCGTTACCTGGCTCAACTGGAAGGCGTTGAAAACTTAAAGAATGTGCTTACTTTTAAATCCACAGAAATGTACTTGGCATTTAATAAAGAAACTTCAGATGCGGTAATTGATGTCTTACAAAATGCGTTGGATGAAATGGTGAGAGATGGTACTCATCAAACGCTGACCAATGACTATTTATAA
- a CDS encoding c-type cytochrome codes for MKRAVLLVLVGMLLPGISAAAGDPAKGKAKAAVCAACHGKNGVAMVPIYPNLAGQNQAYLESSLKAYRAKQRQGGQAVVMQAQAANLSDEDIANLSAYYSNLK; via the coding sequence GTGAAACGAGCGGTTCTATTAGTCTTAGTTGGTATGTTATTACCTGGTATATCTGCTGCCGCAGGAGATCCAGCCAAAGGGAAAGCAAAAGCTGCCGTGTGTGCGGCTTGCCATGGAAAAAATGGCGTGGCGATGGTGCCCATTTATCCCAATCTAGCAGGGCAAAATCAGGCTTACCTGGAAAGTTCACTGAAAGCCTACCGAGCCAAACAGCGACAAGGAGGGCAAGCTGTTGTTATGCAAGCTCAAGCGGCTAACTTGTCTGATGAAGATATTGCAAATTTATCGGCATACTATAGCAACTTAAAGTAA
- the rho gene encoding transcription termination factor Rho: MNLTELKQKSVPELLKLATEMGLDNLARSRKQDVIFTILKRHARSGEDIYGDGVLEILQDGFGFLRSSDSSYLAGPDDIYVSPSQIRRFNLRTGDTVSGKIRPPKDGERYFALLKVNEINFDKPENAKNKILFENLTPLFPQERLTMEAGNGSTEDLTARIIDLVAPFGKGQRGLIVSPPKAGKTLMLQNIASNIARNNPECHLIVLLIDERPEEVTEMARSVRGEVVASTFDEPPARHVQVAEMVIEKAKRLVEHKKDVVILLDSITRLARAYNTVIPSSGKVLTGGVDAHALERPKRFFGAARNIEEGGSLTIMATALVDTGSKMDEVIFEEFKGTGNMELHLDRKISEKRVFPAIGITRSGTRREDLLTTEEELQRMWILRKILHPMDEISAVEFLLDRMKDTKTNEEFFQSMKRK, encoded by the coding sequence ATGAACCTTACCGAGCTAAAGCAAAAATCCGTTCCTGAATTATTAAAATTAGCCACCGAGATGGGGCTTGATAACCTAGCCCGCTCTCGTAAACAGGATGTCATCTTTACCATATTAAAACGCCATGCGCGCAGTGGTGAAGATATCTATGGCGATGGAGTATTAGAAATTCTGCAAGACGGTTTTGGTTTCTTGCGTTCTTCTGACAGCTCATATCTAGCCGGCCCTGACGACATCTACGTTTCACCCAGCCAAATCCGTCGCTTTAATCTGCGTACTGGTGATACTGTATCAGGAAAAATTCGCCCACCTAAAGATGGTGAGCGCTATTTTGCACTTTTAAAGGTTAACGAAATCAATTTCGATAAACCCGAAAATGCAAAAAATAAAATTCTTTTTGAAAACCTCACACCATTGTTTCCTCAAGAACGATTAACAATGGAAGCAGGCAATGGCTCAACAGAAGACCTCACTGCCCGTATAATTGACTTAGTTGCTCCCTTTGGTAAAGGCCAACGCGGCTTGATCGTATCCCCACCAAAGGCGGGTAAAACCCTAATGCTACAAAACATTGCCTCTAATATTGCCCGTAACAATCCAGAATGCCACTTAATTGTACTATTGATTGACGAGCGCCCAGAGGAAGTAACAGAAATGGCTCGCTCAGTTCGAGGTGAAGTTGTTGCCAGTACTTTTGACGAACCACCTGCTCGCCATGTTCAAGTAGCTGAAATGGTGATTGAGAAAGCTAAACGACTGGTTGAGCATAAAAAAGATGTTGTTATTTTACTTGACTCTATTACTCGTTTAGCCCGTGCCTATAACACTGTTATTCCTTCATCAGGTAAAGTGTTAACAGGTGGTGTGGATGCACATGCTCTAGAGCGACCAAAACGTTTCTTTGGTGCAGCCCGTAATATAGAAGAAGGTGGCAGCTTAACTATTATGGCTACTGCATTAGTTGATACCGGTTCAAAAATGGATGAAGTTATTTTTGAAGAATTTAAAGGAACCGGTAATATGGAATTACACCTAGATCGAAAAATATCTGAAAAACGTGTATTCCCTGCTATTGGCATCACTCGCTCCGGCACTCGTCGTGAAGACTTACTGACAACCGAAGAAGAGCTACAACGGATGTGGATTTTGCGCAAAATACTGCATCCTATGGATGAAATTTCTGCGGTTGAATTTTTATTAGACCGGATGAAAGACACCAAAACCAACGAAGAATTCTTCCAATCAATGAAACGGAAGTAA